One Dictyoglomus turgidum DSM 6724 DNA window includes the following coding sequences:
- a CDS encoding ABC transporter ATP-binding protein, giving the protein MNNLLLEVKNLKKYFPITKGFLRKRVATVRAVDDISFFVREGETLGLVGESGCGKTTTGKVILRAYDPTDGDVILHVDGTEINVAKLSQKELKSVRRYMQMIFQDPFRSLNPRMTVRDIIGEPLIVNNVAKGKELDERIADLMRKVGLRPEYMKRYPHAFSGGQRQRISIARALALNPKLVICDEPVSALDVSIQAQVLNLLIDLQQEFKLTYLFISHDLSVVEHICDRVAVMYVGKIVELAKTEEIFENPKHPYTEALLSAVPKPDPKMKTHRILLKGEVPDASNPPSGCYFHPRCSYAKDICKEVRPELIDIGNEHYVACHFAKELNLKGIPIT; this is encoded by the coding sequence ATGAATAATTTGTTGTTAGAGGTGAAAAATCTAAAAAAGTATTTTCCCATAACTAAAGGCTTTTTAAGGAAAAGAGTAGCAACAGTTAGAGCGGTAGATGATATAAGTTTCTTTGTAAGAGAAGGAGAAACTCTTGGGCTTGTGGGAGAGTCGGGTTGTGGAAAGACTACCACAGGAAAAGTGATACTTCGTGCCTATGATCCTACTGATGGAGATGTAATATTGCATGTAGATGGAACAGAAATAAATGTAGCAAAACTTTCTCAAAAGGAACTAAAAAGTGTGAGAAGATATATGCAGATGATATTTCAGGATCCCTTTAGATCTTTAAATCCCAGAATGACAGTAAGGGATATCATAGGAGAACCTTTAATTGTAAATAATGTGGCAAAGGGCAAAGAGTTAGATGAGAGGATAGCAGATCTTATGAGGAAAGTAGGTTTAAGACCAGAATACATGAAAAGATATCCTCACGCTTTTTCTGGAGGGCAAAGACAGAGGATAAGTATTGCAAGGGCACTTGCTTTGAATCCTAAGCTTGTAATATGTGATGAACCTGTATCTGCTCTTGATGTTTCTATTCAAGCTCAAGTTCTAAACTTGCTTATAGATCTTCAACAAGAGTTTAAATTAACTTATCTTTTCATATCTCATGATCTTTCCGTGGTAGAGCATATATGTGATAGGGTGGCAGTAATGTATGTGGGGAAAATTGTAGAACTTGCAAAGACAGAGGAGATATTTGAAAATCCTAAGCATCCATATACTGAAGCTTTACTTTCTGCTGTACCTAAGCCCGACCCTAAGATGAAGACTCATAGAATTCTTCTTAAAGGCGAGGTTCCTGATGCCTCTAATCCTCCTTCTGGATGCTATTTCCATCCAAGGTGTAGCTATGCAAAGGATATTTGTAAGGAGGTGAGACCTGAGTTAATAGATATTGGGAATGAACATTATGTGGCGTGCCATTTTGCTAAGGAATTAAATTTAAAGGGTATTCCAATAACTTAG